One genomic region from Rattus norvegicus strain BN/NHsdMcwi chromosome 10, GRCr8, whole genome shotgun sequence encodes:
- the G6pc3 gene encoding glucose-6-phosphatase 3, with amino-acid sequence MESTLSAGIMMAEALQNQLPGLENMWLWVTFLADPKNLFQFYFPAVYYASRRLGISLFWIAFITEWLNLVFKWFLFGDRPFWWVHESGYSAQTPVQIHQFPSSCETGPGSPSGHCMITGAALWPVMIAISSQVASQTRSPWVRVIPGLAYCTFLLAVGLSRVFLLAHFPHQVLAGLLAGVILGWLLSPRVPMERELSFYGLTALTLMLGASLMYWTLFTLGLDLSWSINLASKWCDRPEWVLVDSRPFASLSRDSGSALGLGIALHTPCYAQIRRVHLGNGQKIACFVLAMGLLVFLEWLGHPPQISLFYIFNFLKFTLWPCLVVALVPWMVHTLSAQEAPPIRSS; translated from the exons ATGGAGTCCACTCTGAGCGCCGGCATCATGATGGCTGAAGCACTACAAAACCAGCTTCCCGGGCTAGAGAATATGTGGCTCTGGGTCACCTTTCTGGCCGATCCCAAGAACCTCTTTCAGTTCTACTTCCCCGCGGTCTACTACGCCTCCCGCCGCCTGGGCATCTCCCTGTTCTGGATCGCCTTCATTACTGAGTGGCTCAACCTCGTCTTCAAGTG GTTTCTGTTTGGAGACAGGCCCTTCTGGTGGGTGCATGAATCCGGGTACTCCGCCCAGACTCCAGTCCAGATTCACCAGTTCCCTTCTTCTTGTGAGACTGGTCCAG GCAGCCCCTCTGGTCACTGCATGATCACAGGCGCAGCTTTGTGGCCCGTAATGATAGCCATTTCATCTCAGGTGGCCTCTCAGACCCGCAG CCCCTGGGTGAGGGTGATTCCTGGCCTGGCCTACTGCACCTTCCTATTGGCAGTCGGCCTGTCTCGGGTCTTCCTCTTAGCACATTTCCCTCACCAAGTGTTGGCTGGCCTTCTAGCTG GTGTTATCCTTGGCTGGCTGTTGAGTCCCCGGGTGCCCATGGAGCGGGAACTTAGCTTTTATGGGTTGACTGCTCTGACCCTCATGCTGGGTGCCAGCCTCATGTATTGGACGCTCTTTACACTGGGCCTAGATCTTTCCTG GTCCATCAACCTGGCTTCCAAGTGGTGTGATCGGCCCGAGTGGGTGCTCGTTGACAGTCGGCCCTTTGCCTCACTGAGCCGTGACTCAGGATCTGCCCTAGGTCTGGGCATCGCCCTCCACACTCCCTGTTATGCCCAGATTCGGCGAGTACACCTAGGAAATGGCCAGAAAATAGCTTGCTTTGTGCTAGCCATGGggctgctggtcttcctggaaTGGCTGGGCCATCCACCTCAGATAAGCCTCTTCTACATCTTCAACTTCCTCAAATTTACACTCTGGCCATGCCTGGTCGTGGCCCTCGTGCCCTGGATGGTGCATACATTGAGTGCCCAGGAAGCCCCACCCATTCGCTCTTCTTGA
- the G6pc3 gene encoding glucose-6-phosphatase 3 isoform X1, producing MITGAALWPVMIAISSQVASQTRSPWVRVIPGLAYCTFLLAVGLSRVFLLAHFPHQVLAGLLAGVILGWLLSPRVPMERELSFYGLTALTLMLGASLMYWTLFTLGLDLSWSINLASKWCDRPEWVLVDSRPFASLSRDSGSALGLGIALHTPCYAQIRRVHLGNGQKIACFVLAMGLLVFLEWLGHPPQISLFYIFNFLKFTLWPCLVVALVPWMVHTLSAQEAPPIRSS from the exons ATGATCACAGGCGCAGCTTTGTGGCCCGTAATGATAGCCATTTCATCTCAGGTGGCCTCTCAGACCCGCAG CCCCTGGGTGAGGGTGATTCCTGGCCTGGCCTACTGCACCTTCCTATTGGCAGTCGGCCTGTCTCGGGTCTTCCTCTTAGCACATTTCCCTCACCAAGTGTTGGCTGGCCTTCTAGCTG GTGTTATCCTTGGCTGGCTGTTGAGTCCCCGGGTGCCCATGGAGCGGGAACTTAGCTTTTATGGGTTGACTGCTCTGACCCTCATGCTGGGTGCCAGCCTCATGTATTGGACGCTCTTTACACTGGGCCTAGATCTTTCCTG GTCCATCAACCTGGCTTCCAAGTGGTGTGATCGGCCCGAGTGGGTGCTCGTTGACAGTCGGCCCTTTGCCTCACTGAGCCGTGACTCAGGATCTGCCCTAGGTCTGGGCATCGCCCTCCACACTCCCTGTTATGCCCAGATTCGGCGAGTACACCTAGGAAATGGCCAGAAAATAGCTTGCTTTGTGCTAGCCATGGggctgctggtcttcctggaaTGGCTGGGCCATCCACCTCAGATAAGCCTCTTCTACATCTTCAACTTCCTCAAATTTACACTCTGGCCATGCCTGGTCGTGGCCCTCGTGCCCTGGATGGTGCATACATTGAGTGCCCAGGAAGCCCCACCCATTCGCTCTTCTTGA